In Edaphobacter bradus, the following are encoded in one genomic region:
- a CDS encoding phospholipase D-like domain-containing protein, with product MIATADKTIVIASPFWDAATSDELVGILAKRLKGGVAVSILGRFENDLPFDVRTALKRIEKRSSYNVFSWYEQSDRGTETFHFKALTIDKGRRGYLGSANMTASSLRSRMELGIILSGEPAIQLDKVLRVAMSVAKPVVL from the coding sequence TTGATAGCCACGGCGGACAAAACAATCGTCATCGCTTCACCTTTTTGGGATGCGGCGACGAGCGACGAGCTAGTTGGCATTTTGGCAAAGCGTCTCAAAGGAGGTGTAGCAGTCTCAATTCTCGGTCGCTTTGAGAACGACCTGCCTTTTGATGTCCGCACCGCATTGAAACGAATCGAAAAGCGTTCCAGCTATAACGTTTTCTCTTGGTATGAGCAGTCGGACAGAGGGACGGAAACGTTCCACTTCAAGGCACTCACCATCGACAAGGGAAGGCGTGGCTATCTTGGTAGCGCCAATATGACAGCTTCGAGCCTTCGCTCCCGGATGGAGTTGGGCATCATATTGAGCGGTGAGCCTGCAATCCAACTGGATAAAGTGCTCCGAGTTGCTATGTCCGTTGCGAAGCCAGTCGTCCTTTGA